The following proteins are co-located in the Siansivirga zeaxanthinifaciens CC-SAMT-1 genome:
- a CDS encoding cytochrome ubiquinol oxidase subunit I, with product MDVEILARIQFAFTIAFHYIYPPLSIGIGLIMVIMEGLYLKTGNKHYEVLTRFWLKIFAITFGIGVATGIIMEFEFGTNWAVYSKYVGDIFGSALAAEGLFAFGLESTFLGILIFGWNRVSPRVHFISTIGVFLGSMFSAVWIVVANSWQQTPAGYHIVGEGLQARAEVTDFWAMVFNPSSVDRIIHTWQGAFLAGTFLVLSVHAYYLLKGRYVEISKKAFKIALSVATVISLTQLVSGHSSADGVAVNQPAKLAAMEGHYETSAPADLYLFGWVDDENQQVTGLGIPGGLSFLVHQDFEAPIKGLNAFPEEDRPSQVNAVFQFYHIMISIGMFLIGLTLYASYLWWRGTLFDKTWLLKIFAFSVILPQIANQVGWFAAEMGRQPWIVYGHLRTSEGFSQEVSANQIVFSLVLFLLVYSVLLLLFLYSLNKKIKHGPYDEAKNALEII from the coding sequence ATGGATGTCGAAATTTTAGCCCGAATTCAATTTGCCTTCACCATTGCTTTTCATTATATCTACCCGCCTTTAAGTATTGGGATTGGACTTATTATGGTTATTATGGAAGGTTTATATCTTAAAACTGGAAATAAACACTACGAGGTTTTAACACGGTTTTGGTTAAAAATATTCGCCATTACTTTTGGTATTGGTGTCGCAACAGGCATTATTATGGAATTTGAATTTGGAACCAATTGGGCCGTTTATTCTAAATATGTTGGTGATATTTTTGGTAGCGCCCTTGCTGCCGAAGGATTGTTTGCCTTTGGTTTAGAAAGTACATTTTTAGGTATTTTAATTTTCGGGTGGAATCGGGTATCTCCAAGAGTTCATTTTATATCGACCATTGGCGTTTTTTTAGGCTCCATGTTTTCGGCAGTTTGGATTGTGGTGGCTAATAGCTGGCAACAAACACCTGCAGGCTACCATATTGTTGGTGAAGGCCTCCAAGCTAGAGCCGAAGTTACAGACTTTTGGGCAATGGTTTTCAATCCGTCGAGTGTCGATAGAATTATTCACACCTGGCAAGGTGCATTTCTTGCAGGAACCTTTTTGGTTTTGAGTGTACACGCCTATTATCTTCTCAAAGGTAGATATGTTGAAATCTCAAAAAAAGCATTTAAAATAGCGCTGTCTGTTGCTACAGTTATTTCGTTAACACAGTTAGTTTCCGGGCATAGTTCTGCCGATGGTGTTGCTGTAAATCAACCTGCAAAACTAGCCGCTATGGAAGGGCATTACGAAACTTCAGCTCCGGCAGATTTATATTTATTTGGTTGGGTAGATGATGAAAACCAACAAGTAACAGGTTTGGGAATTCCTGGCGGATTATCATTTTTAGTGCATCAAGATTTTGAAGCACCTATTAAAGGTTTAAATGCGTTCCCTGAAGAAGACAGACCCAGTCAAGTGAATGCGGTTTTTCAGTTTTATCATATTATGATTTCTATAGGGATGTTTTTAATAGGCCTAACTTTATACGCCAGTTATTTATGGTGGCGCGGTACATTATTCGATAAAACCTGGCTTTTAAAGATTTTTGCTTTTTCTGTTATTTTACCGCAAATTGCCAATCAGGTTGGTTGGTTCGCTGCCGAAATGGGCAGACAGCCCTGGATTGTTTACGGACATTTAAGAACCAGCGAAGGGTTTTCACAAGAAGTTTCGGCAAATCAAATTGTATTTTCATTGGTGTTATTTTTATTAGTATATTCTGTACTACTGCTTTTATTTTTATATTCTCTGAATAAAAAGATTAAACATGGCCCTTACGATGAAGCTAAAAATGCCTTAGAAATTATTTAA
- the cydB gene encoding cytochrome d ubiquinol oxidase subunit II — translation METFLGIDYPTLWYLVVGLLFSGYAILEGFDYGAGAWHLFLKKDLSRRIAINAIGPLWDANQVWLIIGGGALFAGFPVMYATMLSAMYIPFMLFLVLLVLRSSAIKFRSAEPMPWWRKTWDITYFVSNTLISFLLGVVLGNVLQGFEIGENFTYKGGIFFAFLSPYAILVGLTTLSIFMTQGAIFLLLKTEGRLHARLTFLLKKGMIFFIISFAITSLYTLIFVPGVTDKFKENPIFFILPLLAFLAVANVPRLVSKKKYAYALVFSSLTMAFLLMLVAFQLYPVLLPSNIHPEHSVTIYNAASSQKSLGIMLTIVVIGAPLLAGYFIFLYKTFYGKVKLDDSSY, via the coding sequence ATGGAAACATTTTTAGGAATAGATTATCCAACCCTTTGGTATTTAGTAGTAGGTTTATTGTTTTCGGGTTATGCCATTTTAGAAGGTTTTGATTATGGTGCAGGTGCCTGGCATTTATTTTTAAAAAAAGACCTAAGTCGTCGAATTGCTATAAATGCCATTGGTCCATTATGGGATGCCAACCAGGTTTGGCTTATTATTGGAGGTGGTGCCTTATTTGCTGGTTTTCCAGTAATGTATGCGACCATGCTATCGGCGATGTATATTCCGTTTATGTTATTTTTGGTGTTGTTGGTATTACGATCGTCTGCTATAAAATTTAGAAGTGCCGAACCTATGCCTTGGTGGCGTAAAACTTGGGATATTACCTATTTTGTTTCAAACACACTTATTTCATTTTTATTAGGTGTCGTTTTAGGAAATGTGCTTCAGGGGTTCGAAATTGGTGAAAATTTCACTTACAAAGGAGGCATTTTCTTTGCGTTTTTAAGTCCGTATGCCATTTTGGTTGGTTTAACAACCCTATCAATTTTCATGACGCAAGGTGCTATTTTCTTATTATTAAAAACCGAAGGTCGTTTGCACGCTAGATTAACGTTTTTATTAAAAAAAGGGATGATTTTTTTCATTATAAGTTTTGCAATAACTTCCCTTTACACCTTAATATTTGTTCCCGGTGTTACCGATAAATTTAAAGAGAATCCCATTTTCTTTATTTTACCACTTTTAGCATTTTTAGCGGTAGCAAACGTTCCTAGGTTAGTATCTAAGAAAAAATATGCGTATGCACTTGTGTTTTCATCATTAACCATGGCCTTTTTATTAATGTTAGTTGCTTTTCAGTTATATCCAGTTTTATTACCATCAAATATTCATCCAGAACATAGTGTCACTATTTATAATGCAGCATCTTCCCAAAAATCATTAGGAATTATGTTGACTATTGTTGTTATTGGCGCACCACTTTTAGCCGGTTATTTTATTTTTTTATATAAAACATTTTATGGTAAAGTGAAATTAGATGACTCAAGCTATTAA
- a CDS encoding NAD(P)/FAD-dependent oxidoreductase, producing MSKIVILGAGISGHVAASHLRRKLAKNHEVVVISPNSNYQWIPSNIWVGIGRMKSKNILFPLAPLYKRKGIEFKQAKALSFYPEGDKNESKPYVLTEFVSDKNKGIQEKVTYDYLINATGPKLNFEGTEGLVPGKNKTYSVCTYTHADHAWEGLKEQINLMKQGEKVKILIGTGHAKSTCQGAAFEYILNVEQELRRHNVRDMAEVTWISNEYQLGDFGMDGMLLTYKSMTMKSHEMVEMIFEDRDIKWILGAGVNKIEDGIAHYENLEGEYKTESFDFAMLIPAFSGHGFKAFDKNENDITEKLFKGFMIVDADYTAKPYEDWSVQDWPETYQNPSYKNIFAPGIAFAPPHAISKPRKSKNGTDISPSPPRTGMPSGITAKLVADNIIESINNGKETLNHKGSLGNMGAACIASAGYGMTQGSGVSITTYPIVPDYNKYPKTQGRQLGKTFGEIGLAGHWLKLALHYAFIYKAKMRPFWWLIPE from the coding sequence ATGTCTAAAATAGTCATTTTAGGAGCCGGAATTTCAGGGCACGTAGCAGCTTCACATTTAAGGAGAAAATTAGCTAAAAACCATGAAGTTGTTGTTATATCTCCTAACAGCAATTACCAATGGATTCCTTCCAATATTTGGGTTGGAATTGGTAGAATGAAATCTAAAAACATACTTTTTCCACTAGCACCTTTATACAAAAGAAAAGGCATTGAATTTAAACAAGCCAAAGCTTTATCTTTTTATCCTGAAGGTGATAAAAACGAATCTAAACCTTATGTTTTAACTGAATTTGTTTCAGATAAAAACAAAGGCATACAAGAAAAAGTAACCTATGATTATCTTATTAATGCTACGGGTCCGAAACTAAATTTTGAAGGCACTGAAGGTTTAGTTCCTGGTAAGAATAAAACCTATTCTGTTTGTACTTATACCCATGCAGATCATGCTTGGGAAGGATTGAAGGAGCAAATTAATTTGATGAAACAAGGTGAAAAAGTAAAAATATTAATTGGTACAGGTCATGCAAAATCAACGTGTCAAGGTGCTGCTTTCGAGTATATTCTAAATGTAGAACAAGAACTTCGCCGCCATAATGTTCGAGATATGGCTGAAGTTACATGGATTTCAAACGAATACCAATTGGGTGATTTTGGAATGGATGGTATGCTACTTACTTATAAAAGCATGACTATGAAATCTCACGAAATGGTGGAGATGATTTTTGAAGACCGAGACATAAAATGGATATTAGGTGCAGGTGTTAATAAAATTGAAGATGGCATTGCGCATTACGAAAATTTAGAAGGAGAATACAAAACAGAATCTTTTGATTTTGCCATGCTAATACCGGCATTTTCTGGACATGGATTTAAAGCTTTCGACAAAAACGAAAACGACATAACAGAAAAATTATTTAAAGGTTTTATGATTGTTGATGCAGATTACACAGCAAAACCTTACGAAGATTGGTCGGTACAAGATTGGCCAGAAACCTATCAAAATCCAAGTTATAAAAACATTTTTGCTCCAGGTATTGCATTTGCACCACCACATGCCATTTCTAAACCACGAAAAAGTAAAAATGGCACCGATATTTCGCCTTCACCACCACGTACTGGTATGCCTTCGGGTATTACTGCAAAACTAGTAGCCGATAATATTATAGAATCTATAAATAATGGTAAAGAAACACTAAACCATAAAGGAAGTTTAGGAAATATGGGAGCAGCTTGTATTGCATCAGCTGGTTATGGTATGACACAAGGAAGTGGCGTTAGCATTACAACATACCCTATTGTACCAGACTATAATAAATATCCAAAAACTCAAGGAAGACAATTAGGGAAAACTTTTGGGGAAATTGGTTTAGCAGGACATTGGCTTAAACTAGCTTTACATTACGCCTTTATTTACAAAGCTAAAATGCGTCCGTTTTGGTGGTTAATTCCTGAATAA
- a CDS encoding DUF2202 domain-containing protein, producing the protein MIALSISLSFMYACDSKNDDEINTEIADISLKQTDKDALLFMMEEEKLARDTYRYLDNLWSITQFANIKGSEQTHMNAIETLLKQYNVTYEILPEGKFANEELQNFYNNFISSGAISIANALQIGATIEDLDIVDLQRNIEATNNKAIISVFEKLQCGSRNHLRSFLNGIESNGDTYTPQFLSLETYNSIINSPNEKCGKN; encoded by the coding sequence ATGATTGCTCTTAGCATATCATTGTCTTTTATGTATGCATGTGATAGTAAAAATGATGATGAAATAAACACAGAAATAGCTGATATTTCTTTAAAACAAACAGATAAAGATGCTTTACTATTTATGATGGAAGAGGAAAAATTAGCTAGAGACACTTATAGGTATTTGGATAACCTATGGTCTATTACTCAATTTGCAAACATAAAGGGAAGCGAACAAACTCATATGAATGCTATTGAAACACTTCTTAAACAATATAACGTGACTTATGAAATACTTCCCGAAGGTAAATTTGCAAATGAAGAGCTTCAAAATTTCTATAATAATTTTATAAGTTCTGGGGCAATTAGTATTGCAAATGCACTTCAGATTGGAGCAACTATTGAAGACTTAGATATTGTAGATTTACAAAGAAATATAGAAGCCACTAACAATAAAGCTATAATATCGGTTTTTGAAAAATTACAATGCGGGTCTAGAAATCACTTAAGAAGCTTTCTTAATGGAATAGAATCTAATGGAGACACATATACCCCACAATTTTTAAGTTTAGAAACCTATAACTCAATAATTAATAGTCCAAATGAGAAATGTGGTAAAAATTAA